The following coding sequences are from one Tolumonas lignilytica window:
- the trmH gene encoding tRNA (guanosine(18)-2'-O)-methyltransferase TrmH yields MSPERLSRIRQMLARRQPDLTVCLEHVNKAHNIAAIIRTCDAVGVHEIHAVWPEAVRENNRAAKGSHHWLRQQRHDTIAQAISTLKQQNMQVLATHLSSRAVDFREIDYTKPTAILLGAEKHGISQEALALADQDIIIPMVGMVQSLNVSVASALILYEAQRQRQQAGYYQRECQLPRDEQQRLLFEGGYPRLATFCQDKALEYPAIGEHGEILAHADWWKRLQLNPAQWDETSLPA; encoded by the coding sequence ATGAGCCCGGAACGACTTTCCCGAATCCGGCAGATGCTGGCCCGCCGGCAGCCGGATTTGACCGTGTGTCTTGAACACGTCAATAAGGCCCATAACATTGCGGCTATTATCCGCACCTGTGATGCGGTTGGCGTGCATGAGATCCATGCTGTTTGGCCCGAAGCGGTGCGGGAAAACAATCGAGCCGCCAAAGGCAGCCATCACTGGCTCAGACAGCAGCGGCACGACACCATTGCGCAGGCGATCTCGACGCTGAAACAGCAAAATATGCAGGTTTTGGCCACTCATCTCTCGTCCCGTGCCGTGGATTTTCGCGAAATTGACTACACCAAGCCGACCGCTATCCTGTTGGGCGCCGAAAAACACGGTATCAGCCAGGAAGCCTTAGCCCTTGCAGATCAAGACATCATCATTCCTATGGTAGGGATGGTGCAGTCGCTGAATGTCTCTGTTGCCAGTGCATTGATCTTGTATGAAGCACAACGTCAGCGACAGCAAGCCGGATACTATCAGCGTGAATGCCAGTTACCGCGGGATGAACAGCAACGTCTGCTATTTGAAGGCGGTTACCCCCGATTGGCCACCTTCTGCCAGGACAAAGCTCTCGAATATCCGGCCATTGGTGAACATGGGGAGATTTTGGCCCATGCCGACTGGTGGAAACGGCTACAATTAAACCCTGCACAGTGGGATGAGACGTCATTACCTGCCTAG